The following are from one region of the Dreissena polymorpha isolate Duluth1 chromosome 2, UMN_Dpol_1.0, whole genome shotgun sequence genome:
- the LOC127866134 gene encoding uncharacterized protein LOC127866134 translates to MYNSHKAGGMLVGQHSVPYVDVLKSVLKSQIEHLIRQLETEAGEESLVLTASLKEGTLSTLGSNKGLHFLSARDDLKLNFFSYCSQDLSMPGCGHFQGRPLTNHPPIVPGQATDAAEIGAVPHHASNAVTGNLNVQQANKEEKSLKRKLADGTITHNGYEDHSESGKTYTELQNVKALRLDSGNDGHHLSELREGEKQCTGLQGTGSILESILSVGAVGLSSNLACLSGNLSGISTYNSVDTCGTSSLMSSLQTSPLCSAPFYQSDLSSGQLDGHHIVGKPYQPNFGSVTGDKQLGAVTHFSQVVPQVSYVNTMESNQMDMPDVRLISVHSTHMSAMDDQNIKRRTHRLDLPDSLKTNQSGQYINGIHVPTTSLKSMKSDSPVNTTGVQMNGLSVTKSNEQFNNNPIQRDNAGFTALNNNNNTSINDLSPGEIVITNSSNPGEIIVKRSTKGAFSLLSMPLVFESQELTNNSQYSKTIIVQPLDESPANGKPIKTNGNVTDSKEKDKPRKTLSSKIKEITERIKKDEETTKLHTIHQNEIEELKKKLGQKRLKNEDMPKQTLSNPTVTEPHLQTTKVSHNINHHEPTMQPSDLIFNKGNHQQETTIVGNQVLSNMVSMATSHAVVTIEMHKTAAQELANTCSDDGSNSEKIHDGDLSKLKDVSRASHRKPKLPRFNIGEASDEEDNNPDPPRARKSLSLTNSPDKGRELGEITDNHGTDTGNSFHSMNNDESDILNINVSIDDNDSSFAYINLEELRASLMFNDNVTDMSVMGSSGDDLPKSQNDSGGKSVPKKGRNKKPLTADSILITESKKEKNWLQCRLCSERFKNIEALESHLENEAHVIKKFKCDICGRKFAQLRDAERHKRVHTGEKPFRCMVCNRDFARKDNLLSHCKRQHLQQDQNNSPNEDILTQKEVSC, encoded by the exons ATGTATAACTCCCATAAGGCAGGAGGCATGCTTGTTGGCCAGCATTCTGTTCCTTATGTTGATGTCTTAAAGAGTGTCCTAAAAAGTCAGATTGAGCATTTG ATACGTCAGCTGGAAACAGAGGCAGGTGAGGAGTCTCTGGTTCTCACCGCCAGCCTGAAGGAGGGCACACTGAGCACACTGGGCTCCAACAAAGGGCTGCACTTCCTCAGTGCACGTGATGATCTGAAACTCAACTTCTTCTCATATTGTTCACAGg ACCTATCCATGCCAGGTTGTGGTCATTTTCAAGGCCGTCCGTTAACCAACCATCCGCCCATTGTCCCAGGACAAGCCACAGATGCGGCAGAGATAGGGGCAGTGCCACACCATGCCTCCAATGCAGTGACAGGGAATTTGAATGTCCAACAGGCAAACAAGGAAGAGAAGAGTTTGAAGAGAAAACTGGCTGATGGGACAATCACTCATAATGGTTATGAGGATCACAGTGAATCAGGCAAGACATACACAGAGTTGCAAAACGTGAAAGCTCTAAGGTTGGATTCAGGAAACGATGGTCACCATCTGTCAGAGCTCAGAGAAGGTGAAAAGCAATGTACCGGTTTACAAGGTACAGGCTCCATTCTAGAAAGTATTCTCTCCGTAGGGGCTGTTGGTTTGTCGAGCAATCTTGCGTGTTTGTCTGGGAATTTATCTGGTATCAGTACCTACAATTCTGTTGACACATGTGGGACTTCCAGCCTTATGTCAAGTCTACAGACGTCACCACTTTGTTCAGCACCTTTCTACCAGTCAGATTTGTCTAGTGGACAATTAGATGGTCATCATATTGTAGGTAAACCATATCAGCCAAATTTTGGGTCTGTGACAGGTGACAAGCAGTTAGGCGCagttacacatttttcacaagtTGTTCCTCAAGTCAGCTATGTGAATACAATGGAAAGCAACCAAATGGATATGCCTGATGTGAGGCTTATATCGGTCCATAGCACACATATGAGTGCCATGGATGATCAGAATATTAAACGGCGGACTCACAGATTGGATTTACCAGACAGCTTAAAAACTAATCAGTCTGGTCAATATATCAATGGGATACATGTGCCTACAACCTCGTTGAAATCCATGAAATCTGACAGTCCTGTAAATACAACTGGGGTACAAATGAATGGTCTGAGTGTAACGAAATCCAATGAACAATTCAATAATAACCCAATTCAAAGAGATAATGCAGGCTTTACTGCTttgaataacaacaataatacatCAATAAATGACTTGAGTCCTGGTGAAATAGTGATAACTAATTCATCGAATCCAGGTGAAATCATAGTTAAAAGGTCAACAAAAGGTGCTTTTTCATTGTTGTCCATGCCTTTAGTTTTTGAATCTCAGGAACTGACTAACAATTCCCAGTATAGCAAAACTATAATTGTTCAGCCCCTGGATGAATCTCCGGCAAATGGGAAACCCATTAAAACTAATGGAAACGTTACAGACTCTAAGGAAAAAGACAAACCAAGAAAAACATTGTccagtaaaataaaagaaattacaGAGAGAATTAAAAAGGATGAAGAAACAACTAAACTTCACACTATTCATCAAAACGAAATTGAAGAATTAAaaaagaaacttggtcagaaacgattgaaaaatgaagacatgcccAAACAAACCTTAAGTAACCCAACTGTTACAGAACCCCATCTACAAACTACAAAAGTCTCTCACAACATAAACCACCATGAACCAACCATGCAACCAAGTGATTTGATATTTAATAAAGGTAACCATCAACAGGAAACCACAATTGTTGGTAACCAAGTGTTATCCAATATGGTTTCCATGGCCACCAGTCATGCAGTGGTTACCATTGAGATGCACAAGACTGCAGCACAGGAGCTGGCCAATACATGCAGTGATGATGGTTCTAACAGTGAGAAGATTCATGATGGGGACTTGTCCAAACTCAAAG ATGTGTCGCGTGCATCTCACAGAAAGCCCAAACTGCCAAGGTTTAACATTGGAGAGGCAAGTGACGAGGAGGACAACAATCCAGATCCACCAAGAGCCAGAAAAAGTCTGAGCTTGACTAATTCCCCAGATAAAGGGAGAGAACTTGGTGAAATAACAGATAATCATGGAACTGATACTGGAAATTCCTTTCATTCAATGAATAATGATGAATCTGATATTCttaatataaatgtatcaatTGATGATAACGATTCATCGTTTGCTTACATAAATTTAGAGGAATTACGGGCCAGTCTTATGTTTAATGACAATGTAACAGACATGTCAGTGATGGGAAGTTCAGGTGATGATCTGCCTAAATCTCAGAATGATTCCGGTGGGAAAAGTGTGCCTAAGAAAGGAAGAAACAAAAAACCACTGACTGCTGACTCAATTCTGATCACCgaatcaaagaaagaaaaaaactggCTACAATGCAGACTTTGTTCAGAACGGTTTAAAAACATCGAGGCACTGGAGAGTCATCTTGAGAATGAGGCACATGTAATAAAGAAATTCAAGTGTGATATTTGTGGTCGAAAGTTTGCTCAGCTTCGCGATGCAGAGAGACATAAGCGTGTGCATACAGGCGAAAAACCTTTTCGATGCATGGTTTGTAATAGAGACTTTGCGAGGAAGGACAATCTCCTGTCCCACTGCAAGCGGCAACACTTACAGCAGGACCAGAATAACAGCCCAAATGAGGACATTCTGACGCAGAAAGAAGTTTCTTGTTGA